The segment GATGGGCGGCCACGGTCAGATCCGTCAATTCGCCGGAGTCGAGCAGTTCTCGAACCGCGCCGTAGGGCAGGTATCCGTATTTCAACACGTCGGGATGCGTCGCACAGACCCCCTCATGGCAAGGGGAAACCATGACAATCACGCCACCCTCCTTTACGGCGAGCTCGGCTGCATAAATGCCCTTTGAGGCCTGCCACATCTCGATGTCGGCGGGGTAGGAATCGGTGACCACGATGTCCGCCCTTTCCGGTATCTCCACGGCGAAGATCTCCCGGGACAGACGGGCTCCCTCACGGAAGGCCGCCACTGGGTCCCCGCAGACCACATGGACTATCTCGTCGGAATTGTCCATGACGGCGTTCACGATAAACCCCAGATTGGCTCTCACCCCGACCCGATCGATCTCCTCCCGGACCGGGTTTTCGATCGTGCCCGTCATCTCTTCACCCGTGAACTCGGCGCTCAGCCAATGGGTCTGCCCCGTGGTCACTTCGCCGCAAACCCCCGGCTGAACGATCTTGCAGCCACCGCTGTAGCCGACCACCCGGTGCGGAACGATCTGTCCCACACCGATGACCAGATCGGCCTCCATGACCCGCCTGTTCACGAGTATCTCCGTGCCCCTTTCGGTCTTTCCCAAATCGTAGAGTTGATCTTCATCTTGCCACCGGTGCATGTAGATCGCAAAGGTCTTGCAGATAGAGGGGCCGAACTTCGCTTCCGTCTCTTCCGCCGTCATTTCCCGGTGGGTCCCCAGAGCCACCAGGAACTCGATCCGGCCATTCTCGATCCCCCCTCGATTCAACTCCGCGATGACCGGCGGGAGGATCTCCTGGACCGGTGTGTTTCTGGTGTTGTCATCCACGAGAATCAAGACCCGATGTTTCCCCCGGGCCAGCTCGGCCAGGGGAGGGCTATCCAACGGATTCTCAAGACCCAACCGGATGATTTCTCCTACCGGCCGCCTATCCTTCACGTATCTCGGAGCAAAAACCCCGATCAGGTTTCGGTCATCGATCGTAATCGGCGGGAAGTCCCGGTATTTTTCAAACCCTATCCTCATCTCCCAAATCCTCGATTTCTCGATTGAGATCCAAATCGCCCGAGGCACGGCACGGATTCACCGCCCGGCCTTCAAATGCTCATACAGAGCATCCTCATCCACCAGTTCCCCACGAGCAGCGTTGATGAGCAAGGCGGTTTTTTTCATCCTCTGAAGCTCCTGCCGGCCGATCATCCCCCTCGTCTCGTTCGTCAGGGAGACGTGCAGGGTAATGATGTCAGATGTCTCCAAAAGCTCCTCCAGCGTCACATAGTGAACCCCGTATTCCGAAATCAAGCCGGGATTCTGCACCACATCGAAGGCGAGTATGGTTGCACCGAAACCATAGAGCCGCTTGACGACCTCGGCCCCGACATTTCCGGTGCCGATCACGCCGACCCTCATCCGGCCCAACTCGTGGCCCATATAGTGACGCCAGAAACCGGCTTTCGTCTCCTGGTGCGCCTCGCAGAGATTCCGCAGCAGAGCCAGCATGGCGGCAACCGTAAAGTCAGCGACCGATGTGTTGTTGGCTCCCGGCGTATTGGCCACTGCGATGCCCAGCGAAGCGGCGGCATCGAGGTCGATATTGTCGACACCGACGCCGTGTTTCATGACCATGCCCAGTTTTTTCGATGCCCTCAGCACATCCGCCGTGATCGGTTCCGCTCCGCATATGATGACATCCGGACTCTCCCGTGCCACGATCCCGCACATCTTCGCCTCATCCAGGGGCCATTCGTCTTGGCTGATACGCAAAGGAACGTGACCCCACCAAAACGATCCGCATAAGACCTCTTCCCACGGCTAGACGGAAACGCCCATCTTCTTGAACTCCTCGATCGCCCTGTTCAACAACCCCTCATCCGGCAGAACGAAGGGCAGCCTCGGGTATCCGGCGTTGACCCCACGTTGCCTCAGAATCCCCTGAATCATCGGAACGGTCGGCCCGTAGTGCATGATATCCCGCATCGCAGAGACTCTGGACTGGAGGGATCTCGCCTTGTCCATGTTCCCGGCCTTTACCGCATCGAACAACTCCACCACCGGCTCGGGA is part of the Deltaproteobacteria bacterium genome and harbors:
- the larA gene encoding nickel-dependent lactate racemase — its product is MRIGFEKYRDFPPITIDDRNLIGVFAPRYVKDRRPVGEIIRLGLENPLDSPPLAELARGKHRVLILVDDNTRNTPVQEILPPVIAELNRGGIENGRIEFLVALGTHREMTAEETEAKFGPSICKTFAIYMHRWQDEDQLYDLGKTERGTEILVNRRVMEADLVIGVGQIVPHRVVGYSGGCKIVQPGVCGEVTTGQTHWLSAEFTGEEMTGTIENPVREEIDRVGVRANLGFIVNAVMDNSDEIVHVVCGDPVAAFREGARLSREIFAVEIPERADIVVTDSYPADIEMWQASKGIYAAELAVKEGGVIVMVSPCHEGVCATHPDVLKYGYLPYGAVRELLDSGELTDLTVAAHLVHVGRVIREKATGILVSSGIKRRESEKLGFIPAENPQEALELALRIAGRLARIIVLQHGGHILPAVHG
- a CDS encoding hydroxyacid dehydrogenase, whose protein sequence is MRISQDEWPLDEAKMCGIVARESPDVIICGAEPITADVLRASKKLGMVMKHGVGVDNIDLDAAASLGIAVANTPGANNTSVADFTVAAMLALLRNLCEAHQETKAGFWRHYMGHELGRMRVGVIGTGNVGAEVVKRLYGFGATILAFDVVQNPGLISEYGVHYVTLEELLETSDIITLHVSLTNETRGMIGRQELQRMKKTALLINAARGELVDEDALYEHLKAGR